A single window of Pungitius pungitius chromosome 20, fPunPun2.1, whole genome shotgun sequence DNA harbors:
- the rdh14b gene encoding retinol dehydrogenase 14b isoform X1 produces the protein MYAAVLVAAVVGGGVLLLMRRVFPRQKAAQLLRYPADTMRGKTVIVTGANCGIGKALAGELLKLHARVIMACRDRRGAEEAAEDIRKQAGAEQGEVVVKHLDLASLKSVRAFCEEIKAEESRIDVLINNAGVYQCPYTKTEEGFEMQLGVNHLGHFLLTHLLLDLLKASAPSRIVVVSSKLYKYGSINFDDLNSETKYDKAFCYSQSKLANLLFTLQLARELEGTSVTVNALTPGIVRTSLGRHVQIPLLAKPLFYLASRVFFKSPLEGAQTPLYLACSPEVEGVSGKCFANCEEEELMAKATDEQAAKRLWDLSGRMVGLTG, from the exons ATGTACGCTGCGGTGTTGGTAGCCGCTGTTGTCGGCGGAGGCGTACTGCTCCTCATGCGCCGTGTGTTCCCACGACAGAAAGCCGCACAGCTCCTCCGCTACCCGGCCGACACTATGCGAGGGAAGACGGTCATCGTGACGGGGGCTAACTGCGGGATAGGGAAGGCCCTGGCCGGGGAGCTGCTGAAGCTCCATGCCCGGGTCATCATGGCCTGTCGGGATCGGCGTGGCGCCGAAGAGGCGGCCGAGGACATCAGGAAACAAGCCGGAGCAGAGCAGGGGGAGGTGGTCGTCAAACACCTGGACCTCGCTTCACTTAAATCGGTCCGAGCATTTTGCGAGGAGATCAAAGCG GAGGAGTCCAGGATCGATGTGCTCATCAACAATGCGGGAGTCTACCAGTGTCCCTACACCAAGACAGAGGAGGGTTTTGAAATGCAGCTCGGTGTGAATCACCTGGGCCACTTCCTCCTCACCCACCTGCTGCTGGACCTCCTGAAGGCCTCCGCTCCCAGCCGCATCGTCGTCGTTTCCTCCAAGCTCTACAAGTACGGCAGCATCAACTTCGATGACCTGAACAGTGAAACCAAATACGACAAGGCCTTCTGCTACAGTCAGAGCAAGTTGGCCAACTTGCTGTTCACGCTCCAACTGGCTCGCGAGCTGGAGGGCACGTCGGTCACGGTCAACGCTCTCACCCCGGGCATCGTGAGGACCAGCCTGGGCAGGCACGTTCAGATCCCTCTGCTGGCGAAGCCGCTGTTCTACCTCGCCTCGCGGGTCTTTTTCAAGAGTCCGTTGGAGGGGGCCCAGACCCCTCTCTATCTGGCCTGCTCCCCCGAGGTGGAGGGAGTGTCCGGGAAGTGCTTCGCTAactgtgaagaggaggagctgatggcCAAAGCTACGGATGAGCAAGCAGCCAAGAGGCTGTGGGACCTGAGCGGCAGGATGGTTGGACTCACTGGATGA
- the rdh14b gene encoding retinol dehydrogenase 14b isoform X2, with product MATFREATLQPQRDTRIDPAKAAQLLRYPADTMRGKTVIVTGANCGIGKALAGELLKLHARVIMACRDRRGAEEAAEDIRKQAGAEQGEVVVKHLDLASLKSVRAFCEEIKAEESRIDVLINNAGVYQCPYTKTEEGFEMQLGVNHLGHFLLTHLLLDLLKASAPSRIVVVSSKLYKYGSINFDDLNSETKYDKAFCYSQSKLANLLFTLQLARELEGTSVTVNALTPGIVRTSLGRHVQIPLLAKPLFYLASRVFFKSPLEGAQTPLYLACSPEVEGVSGKCFANCEEEELMAKATDEQAAKRLWDLSGRMVGLTG from the exons atggcgacattcagagaggcgacGCTACAACCACAGAGGGACACACGTATCGACCCTGct AAAGCCGCACAGCTCCTCCGCTACCCGGCCGACACTATGCGAGGGAAGACGGTCATCGTGACGGGGGCTAACTGCGGGATAGGGAAGGCCCTGGCCGGGGAGCTGCTGAAGCTCCATGCCCGGGTCATCATGGCCTGTCGGGATCGGCGTGGCGCCGAAGAGGCGGCCGAGGACATCAGGAAACAAGCCGGAGCAGAGCAGGGGGAGGTGGTCGTCAAACACCTGGACCTCGCTTCACTTAAATCGGTCCGAGCATTTTGCGAGGAGATCAAAGCG GAGGAGTCCAGGATCGATGTGCTCATCAACAATGCGGGAGTCTACCAGTGTCCCTACACCAAGACAGAGGAGGGTTTTGAAATGCAGCTCGGTGTGAATCACCTGGGCCACTTCCTCCTCACCCACCTGCTGCTGGACCTCCTGAAGGCCTCCGCTCCCAGCCGCATCGTCGTCGTTTCCTCCAAGCTCTACAAGTACGGCAGCATCAACTTCGATGACCTGAACAGTGAAACCAAATACGACAAGGCCTTCTGCTACAGTCAGAGCAAGTTGGCCAACTTGCTGTTCACGCTCCAACTGGCTCGCGAGCTGGAGGGCACGTCGGTCACGGTCAACGCTCTCACCCCGGGCATCGTGAGGACCAGCCTGGGCAGGCACGTTCAGATCCCTCTGCTGGCGAAGCCGCTGTTCTACCTCGCCTCGCGGGTCTTTTTCAAGAGTCCGTTGGAGGGGGCCCAGACCCCTCTCTATCTGGCCTGCTCCCCCGAGGTGGAGGGAGTGTCCGGGAAGTGCTTCGCTAactgtgaagaggaggagctgatggcCAAAGCTACGGATGAGCAAGCAGCCAAGAGGCTGTGGGACCTGAGCGGCAGGATGGTTGGACTCACTGGATGA